One Setaria italica strain Yugu1 chromosome I, Setaria_italica_v2.0, whole genome shotgun sequence DNA window includes the following coding sequences:
- the LOC105914700 gene encoding uncharacterized protein LOC105914700 encodes MIEVNNIPAWLCAERFPMIGQMEKDSIMESGRDNKAIISLDSLTKLIPSYLMGIGRLRWWCEKYGLRADMSNVFKTNLVIFTTPPGGTFYFTIEYESRAITLSLYGRNLYIMGLREPHETFEIKERNEKRKSYMSGEKIKIRPFKKNYIFLAPKGDVINVRLGLFALLEAFEVLHKCCGETQGVKQAVSAFAVHLCEAGRLQSVLKDVCEISLQRTMETLDSRSPNLFWINKYDNCGGQEMKRVSCMKEGKTPPVLKHYGNDKVTEAQILNQIRIFPRDVYDEGFFEHEPMPLEATENDSVLAAYQDWLRNSKGVKSSGSHSRSNKQDKVRAFQLEEVPMS; translated from the exons ATGATAGAAGTTAACAACATTCCAGCTTGGCTTTGTGCCGAAAGATTCCCAATGATTGGTCAAATG GAAAAAGATTCCATCATGGAAAGTGGCCGTGACAATAAGGCAATAATTTCTCTGGATAGCTTAACCAAGTTAATTCCAAGTTATTTGATGGGAATTGGACGCCTCAGGTGGTGGTGCGAAAAATATGGACTACGAGCTGACATGTCCAATGTCTTCAAAACTAACTTGGTAATTTTCACAACACCCCCAGGAGGTACCTTTTATTTCACCATCGAGTATGAAAGCCGAGCTATTACCCTATCTTTGTATGGGAGAAACCTTTATATTATGGGTCTCCGGGAGCCCCATGAAACTTTTGAGATCAAGGAGCGAAATGAGAAGAGAAAAAGTTATATGTCAGGAGAAAAGATCAAGATACGTCCTTTTAAAAAGAACTACATATTTCTTGCCCCTAAAGGTGACGTTATTAATGTTAGATTGGGCTTATTTGCTCTGTTGGAGGCATTTGAAGTTCTCCACAAGTGTTGTGGTGAAACTCAGGGGGTCAAGCAAGCAGTGTCAGCATTTGCTGTGCATCTATGTGAGGCTGGACGCCTCCAAAGTGTGTTGAAGGATGTCTGCGAAATCTCTCTGCAGCGCACCATGGAAACTCTCGACAGTAGATCCCCAAACTTATTCTGGATTAATAAATATGACAATTGTGGGGGGCAAGAGATGAAGCGAGTAAGTTGCATGAAAGAGGGGAAAACACCTCCTGTGCTAAAACATTATGGCAATGATAAAGTGACAGAGGCACAGATTCTGAATCAAATTCGTATCTTTCCTCGGGATGTGTATGATGAAGGGTTTTTTGAGCATGAACCAATGCCATTGGAAGCAACAGAAAATGATTCAGTTCTTGCTGCTTACCAGGACTGGCTGAGGAATTCTAAAGGTGTGAAATCTTCAGGCAGTCACTCAAGGTCTAATAAACAAGACAAAGTGAGAGCTTTTCAACTGGAAGAAGTTCCTATGAGTTGA
- the LOC106804211 gene encoding uncharacterized protein LOC106804211, whose amino-acid sequence MGFEQSPHEAAIYRWGNGENALLVGVYVDDLVITSTKDAEVAAFKEEMKATFQMSDLGPLSFYLGIEVHQDDSGITLRQTAYAKRVVELAELTDCNPALTPMEERLKLSRDSMTEKVDATQYQRLVGSLRILAHTRPDLAFFVGYVSQFMQRPMMEHQQAVKRIVRYVAGTLDHGLFYPSPCGAAVGPCGLCGAAVLVGLQLLD is encoded by the exons atgggcttcgagcaaagcccgcaCGAGGCGGCCATCTACCGGTGGGGCAATGGAGAAAATGCCCTGCTGGTGGGTGTCTACGTCGACGACTTGGTGATCACCAGCACCAAGGATGCGGAGGTAGCGGCATTCAAGGAAGAAATGAAGGCCACCTTCCAGATGAGTGACCtggggcctctctccttctacctggggatcgaggtgcaccaggATGATTCCGGGATCACGCTTCGACAGACCGCCTACGCCAAGCGCGTCGTGGAGCTAGCCGAGCTCACCGACTGCAACCCAGCTCTcactccgatggaggagaggctgaagctgagccGCGACAGCATGACGGAAAAGGTAGACGCTACGCAGTACCAGCGtcttgtggggagccttcgcATTCTCGCCCACACACGGCCGGACTTGGCATTCTTCGTCGGCTACGTCAGTCAGTTCATGCAGCGACCGATGATGGAGCATCAGCAGGCCGTGAAGAGGATCGTCCGCTACGTGGCGGGGACCCTCGACCACGGTCTCTTCTACCCGAG tccttgtggggctgcagttGGTCCTTGTGGtctttgtggggctgcagtccttgtggggctgcagctgcttgACTAG